The Candidatus Hydrogenedentota bacterium genome segment ATGATGTTCGGATCAAAAGGAATTTGCCCAAAGATGTGTCCAGTCCTGAGACCGCGGGCAACTTGTTTCCATTTCATAGCACCATATTCGATACCGCCCGGCTGGAATTCTCCTCATTCCGACGGCCCGATCATCTTGGCCGGATCGACGATGGCGTCGAATTCCGCCGCATCGAGCAGGCCGAGCCGGACCGCCTCTTCGCGCAAGGTCGTGCCGTTTGCGTGCGCGGCCTTGGCCACCTTCGCCGCGTTGTCGTAGCCGATGCGCCGGTTCAAGGCGGTAACGAGCATGAGCGAGTTCTCGAGGTGCTGGCGGATGCGCGCCTCGTTCGCCTGGATGCCCTCCACGCAATGTTCGCGGAAGGAGTCCGCCGCGTCGGCCAGCAGCCGCACCGACTGCAGGAGATTGAAGATGATTACCGGCTTGAATACGTTGAGCTCGAAATTGCCGGAAGCGCCCGCTATATTGATAGTTACGTCATTGCCAATGACCTGCGCCGCAACCATGGTCATGGCCTCACACTGGGTCGGGTTCACCTTGCCCGGCATGATGCTCGAGCCCGGCTCGTTCTCGGGGAGCACGAGTTCGCCGATGCCGCAACGGGGGCCACTGCCGAGCCATCGGATATCGTTTGCAATCTTCATGAAACTGCACGCGACGGTTTTCAGCGCGCCCGAGGTCATGACCATGGCGTCATGCGCGGCCAGCGCCTCGAACTTGTTCGGCGCGGATGTGAACGGCAACCCGGTCAGTTCGGCGATCTTCGCGGCGGCCTTTTCCGCGTAACCCCTCTTCGTATTCAGCCCGGTCCCGACGGCGGTGCCGCCGAGTGCAAGTTCCGCGAGCAGCGGCAGCGTCGACTGGACGCGCGCGGCGCCATTCGCGACCTGCCGGGCGTAGCCGCTGAATTCCTGCCCGAGCGTGAGCGGCGTGGCGTCCATCAGGTGTGTGCGCCCGCATTTAATGACATGCGCGAAGGCGTCCGCCTTCGCCGCCAGCGCGGCGTGCAGGACATCGAGGGCGGGCAGCAGGCGGCGGGTGATCTGCTCGACCGCCGCGATGCTCATGGCCGTGGGAAACGTGTCGTTCGACGACTGCGACATGTTGACATGGTCATTCGGATGGACCGGGTCCTTGCTGCCGAGTTGCCCGCCGAGGAGGTCAATGGCGCGGTTCGCGATGACCTCGTTTGCGTTCATGTTCGTCTGGGTGCCGCTGCCGGTCTGCCAGACCACGAGCGGGAAATGGCCGTCGAGGGCGCCCGCGATCACTTCGTCGGCGGCGCGGCAGATCGCGTCGCAGAGGCGGTCCGGCAACAGGCCGAGGTCCCGGTTAACAAGCGCCGCGGCCTTTTTCAGCACCCCGAGCGCGCGGATCAGTTCGCGCGGCATGCGCTCGCCGCCGATCTTGAAGTTTACGAGCGAGCGTGCGGTCTGACAGCCGTAGTAGCGATCCGCCGGCACCTGTATTTCGCCCATCGTGTCGCGTTCGATGCGGAAATTGGTCATGCGTTGCGTCTCCTCGAATCCATGTGGCCGGGACCGGCGTATGATACGCAACACGCGCGGAACGTGTAAACGCGACGGCTGGCATCACGGGAGCGTGTTACTCGAAAAGGGCCTCGACGAATTCCTTCGCGTTGAAGGGTTGCAGGTCGTCCACCTTTTCGCCGACACCGATGAACTTGATAGGGATACCGAGTTCCTTTTGAATGGCGACTACGATGCCCCCTTTGGCCGTGCCGTCGAGCTTGGTCAGCACGATGCCGGTGACGTTCAGCGCTTCGGTGAAGATACGCGCCTGCTGCAGGCCGTTCTGGCCGGTCGTGGCGTCCAAGACGAGCAGCACCTCGTGCGGCGCGTCCGCGACGCGTTTCTTCACGACCCGCTGGATCTTCCGCAGTTCCTCCATGAGGTTGACTTTCGTGTGCAGGCGGCCCGCCGTGTCGATGAGCACGCAGTCCGCGTTGCGCGCCAGCGCGGCGTCCACGGCGTCAAACGCCACGGCGGCCGGGTCGGCGCCTTCGACGTGCTTGATGATCCCCGCGCCGGTGCGCTCGCCCCAAATCGTCAGTTGCTCGGCTGCCGCGGCGCGGAAGGTGTCGGCGGCGCCAAGCAGCACGCTCTTGCCTTCCGCGATTAACCGCGCGGCGAGTTTGCCCGCGGTGGTGGTCTTGCCGGTGCCGTTCACGCCCGCGATCAACGTAACATGCGGCCCCCCCGTGGCGGTGAAGGTGGCTGCGTGATCGCCCTGCTCGAGCAACTGCGCCAGTTCGTTCTCGAGCACCTGATAAAGGTCTTCCGGGTTCTCGATCTTTTGCGCGCACGCGGTCTCGCGCATCTGTTCGAGAATACGCAGGGTGGTTTCGACACCGAGGTCGGCCTCAATGAGGATTTCTTCGAGGTCTTCAAACACGGATGCGTCAACGCGCAACCGTCCCCGGAAAACTCCCTTGACACGGTCGACCAGCCCGCCGCGCGCCTTGCTCAAGCCCTCGCGCAAACGCCCGAAAAAACCCGTTTTTGCCATTGTTTGACTCCTTGGACCAGACTCCTGCGCCGGCGCGTTCCGCGGCGCGGAACCCCGTCAAGCACGGGACGGTGGGACGCGAATCGCGCACTCTTGGAGGAACGCGCTTACGAAGCGGGGGCTTGTGCAATGGGGAACGCGAAGAATTCGAAGCCCGTCTCGTGCATGTCGCTTTCACCGTAGCATTCGAGGCCGCCGTTTTCGTCCGAACCCGCCGCGCCACGCACCTCGTGTTCTTGCGTACCGACGCGAAAACCGGCAAAGCCCCAGTCGGCCACAAGGAACCCGCTGCTATTCTCATGGGCCTCGCCGCGCACCTCGGTGGCGCCGGCGCGCCCGACAAAGTAATACGTATCGTCTTCCTTCCGAACGAGCGCCTCGCCGACGGCGCGCAGACCCGCGCCCTGCTCGCGCACCGCCAGCGCGAACCGGCCCGCATAGCTCGTGACCACGGTTGGGCGCATCACCGCGTCCTGCAAGTCGTCATCCGTCAGCGGAGTAGCGTCCATCTCCGCCGCCAACTCATCGAGCACGGCGCCTGCCGGACCTTCCCAGAGCCCCAATTCGGGGCCGCTGGACCCCGCAATAATCCCAACCAGGCCTTGTTCAATTCTAGCCAGGTTCAACAACACCAGGAGCACAACAACGATACCGGCGAGCGCAAGCACCCCGCCAAGCCAACGGCGGCGCTCTGCCTGCTCGGGCGGCAACTCACCCGGTCCGCCCCGCGCCAAGCGGGCGGCGCGCTGGTCGCGCAGATTGTTGCCGCACACTTTGCAGATGAGGGTATCTTCCGGATTCACGGTGCCGCACCGGGCGCATACAGCATCCGCATCAACATGTCCCGTTTGTGGTCGCATACCCATCACATGAACCCGTCTATATTTACTATCTGTTGTCCGAGCATCCTTCGCAGTTTACACGATGCGTGTCTAGAATATACCTGAGTGTCTTCCAGACGCAAATACAAGGTCATCTTGTCTCCGGCGTTTCTTCTACCATACGCTCTAAGCCGCGTCAAGCGAATAATTTGCGCGGACCGGGTCCCCTTGGGGGCGAGGCCTGCTCCCACGCCGGAATCCAGGAAAGAGGTTGTATGCGGAGCGGGGACTACAGTAGAGTCTTTTGAGAACGGGAGCACTCATCATGACACGGACAGTCTTTCTTGGCGTGTTTACCGGTCTTATACTCTGTGCGGCGCCCGTGTGGACCGAAGCGCCTGCGTCATATGCGCAGCGGCTGGGCTGGGGTCCGGGCGACAAGGTGGTCATCTTTCACATCGATGACGCGGGCATGTCGCACGGCTCGAACCTCGGGGTCGCGAAGGCCATGGCGGAAGGGGTGGCGACTTCGACCAGTATCATGATGCCGTGCCCGTGGGTGCCGCAATTCCGGGATTACCTGAAGGCAAACCCGGACTGCGACGCCGGGCTGCACTTCACGCTCACGTCGGAGTGGGTCCCGTACCGGTGGGGGCCGGTCGCGGGGAAAATGGCCGTTCCGGGACTCGCCGACCGGGACGGTTACCTCTGGGGCGAGGTTGCTGATGTAATTGCCCACGCGACGCCCCAGGAAGTCGAGACGGAAATCAGGGCGCAATGGGAGAAGGCTGAGGCCATGGGCATCAAACCGACCCATCTCGACTCGCATATGGGCACGCTCTTTGCCTCGAAGCCTTACTTCGAGCGGTATATTCAGCTGGGCATCGAAAAGGGCATTCCCGTACTGGTGGCGGGGGGACATCTGCATTTCCTGAAGCAGGACTCGCCGGTACCACTCGACGGGCTGGCCGCCATGGCCGAAAGGGCCTGGGCGGGCGGACTGCCGGTGCTGGACGACATCCACGCATCGAGTTACGACTGGAACGATGGCAGCAAGACGGAGCGTTTCATGGCGATTCTGGACGAAATGCCCCCGGGCCTGCTCGAAATCGTCATACACGCCAGCGTGCCAACGGAGGAGTATCCCGCATTCACGGGCAGTTCCGCCACGCGCGAGGGCGACCTCAACGCGATGACCGACCCGAAGTTGCGGGAGTTCATTATCGAGCGCGGCATACTCCTGACCACGTGGCGCGAGTTGAAGGAGCGGCGCGCGCGGGTCGCGGAGACCAGGTAAGAGCGCCGCCACGGCCGCACGGTCACGCCTTGAACGCGCCTGTGGTCAGGCCCTGGATGAACGGCTTGGTTGCATAGACAAATAGAACGAATAGCGGTATGCTGGAGAGCACGTAGGCGGAGAACAGTTCGCCGAAGTCCGGCGCGATCTGGGATGTCGCAAGCACGAACAGGCCGGACGCCACGACGTGGGAGCTCGAATCCGTCGTGACGACGAAGGGCCAGAGAAAATTGTTCCACGTGCCCAGGATGTTCATCACCAGCACCACGGAAAAGATGGGTTTCGAAAGGGGCAACACGATGTAGCGGTATTGGCCGAGATGCCCGGCGCCGTCGATGCGCGCAGCCTCGAACAGTTCTTCCGGCAGCCCGTCGAAGAAACTCTTGAGCACGAATATCGCGAAGACCTGTCCGCCTGCCACATAGGGGAGGATCATCGCCCAGTACGTGTTCATCAAGCCCAACTGCTTCACGAGCAGGAAGCTCGGCACGAGCGTGAGCACCCCGGGGAACATCATCGTGCTGATGATGAAAAGGAACACAAGCTTCGAACCGAAAAAACGGAACCGCGACAGGACAAACGCGCTGATGGAACCCAGCAGCAGCACGCCGCCCGCCGTCGCCAGCGACACCACGAGCGAATTCACCATGTAGGGCCGAATCTGGCGCCACGCGCCGCGGTAGCCCGCCGCGGCCCGCTCCCGGTAGACCGCCATCGCTTCCGCGGGCGCCGCCTGCCTCTTTTCGCCGTCGTCGAGCAGCAGTGGGATCGGGCGGCGGTCCCCCCGCCATTCTTGAACCCACGCATTGAAGAAACCCGCGAACGCCTCGGGCATGCCGAAGAAAGAATGGTAGATTTCAGTGCTGTTGCGCATGGAATTATTGATGACAAAGACAAAGGGCACGAGCGTCAACGCGGCGAAGAAGAACAGCGTCACATGCACAAGGCAACGCCCGGTGCGGCTCATCGCACGCCCTCCAGTTCTTCCGTGGACTTGAAGTAGCGCAGGTTCAGCACGGTAAGGCCGAAGATGACGACGAACAGGCACACACCGATGGCGCAGGCGTAGCCGAATCGCTGGAAACTAAAGGCGTTGTAGTACATCCAGAGGCCGGGCACGGTCGTCTTGAATCCCGGCCCCCCCTGCGTAAGGATGATTAACCCTTCGAAGCTTTGAAGACCGCCGATGATTGTGAGGATGACGATCAGCTTAAGCTGGCTCATCACCATGGGGACGTCAATGAGGAGAAACTTCC includes the following:
- the fumC gene encoding class II fumarate hydratase, producing MTNFRIERDTMGEIQVPADRYYGCQTARSLVNFKIGGERMPRELIRALGVLKKAAALVNRDLGLLPDRLCDAICRAADEVIAGALDGHFPLVVWQTGSGTQTNMNANEVIANRAIDLLGGQLGSKDPVHPNDHVNMSQSSNDTFPTAMSIAAVEQITRRLLPALDVLHAALAAKADAFAHVIKCGRTHLMDATPLTLGQEFSGYARQVANGAARVQSTLPLLAELALGGTAVGTGLNTKRGYAEKAAAKIAELTGLPFTSAPNKFEALAAHDAMVMTSGALKTVACSFMKIANDIRWLGSGPRCGIGELVLPENEPGSSIMPGKVNPTQCEAMTMVAAQVIGNDVTINIAGASGNFELNVFKPVIIFNLLQSVRLLADAADSFREHCVEGIQANEARIRQHLENSLMLVTALNRRIGYDNAAKVAKAAHANGTTLREEAVRLGLLDAAEFDAIVDPAKMIGPSE
- a CDS encoding carbohydrate ABC transporter permease, encoding MSRTGRCLVHVTLFFFAALTLVPFVFVINNSMRNSTEIYHSFFGMPEAFAGFFNAWVQEWRGDRRPIPLLLDDGEKRQAAPAEAMAVYRERAAAGYRGAWRQIRPYMVNSLVVSLATAGGVLLLGSISAFVLSRFRFFGSKLVFLFIISTMMFPGVLTLVPSFLLVKQLGLMNTYWAMILPYVAGGQVFAIFVLKSFFDGLPEELFEAARIDGAGHLGQYRYIVLPLSKPIFSVVLVMNILGTWNNFLWPFVVTTDSSSHVVASGLFVLATSQIAPDFGELFSAYVLSSIPLFVLFVYATKPFIQGLTTGAFKA
- a CDS encoding polysaccharide deacetylase family protein, encoding MTRTVFLGVFTGLILCAAPVWTEAPASYAQRLGWGPGDKVVIFHIDDAGMSHGSNLGVAKAMAEGVATSTSIMMPCPWVPQFRDYLKANPDCDAGLHFTLTSEWVPYRWGPVAGKMAVPGLADRDGYLWGEVADVIAHATPQEVETEIRAQWEKAEAMGIKPTHLDSHMGTLFASKPYFERYIQLGIEKGIPVLVAGGHLHFLKQDSPVPLDGLAAMAERAWAGGLPVLDDIHASSYDWNDGSKTERFMAILDEMPPGLLEIVIHASVPTEEYPAFTGSSATREGDLNAMTDPKLREFIIERGILLTTWRELKERRARVAETR
- the ftsY gene encoding signal recognition particle-docking protein FtsY; the protein is MAKTGFFGRLREGLSKARGGLVDRVKGVFRGRLRVDASVFEDLEEILIEADLGVETTLRILEQMRETACAQKIENPEDLYQVLENELAQLLEQGDHAATFTATGGPHVTLIAGVNGTGKTTTAGKLAARLIAEGKSVLLGAADTFRAAAAEQLTIWGERTGAGIIKHVEGADPAAVAFDAVDAALARNADCVLIDTAGRLHTKVNLMEELRKIQRVVKKRVADAPHEVLLVLDATTGQNGLQQARIFTEALNVTGIVLTKLDGTAKGGIVVAIQKELGIPIKFIGVGEKVDDLQPFNAKEFVEALFE